One genomic segment of Pseudorasbora parva isolate DD20220531a chromosome 6, ASM2467924v1, whole genome shotgun sequence includes these proteins:
- the tmem269 gene encoding transmembrane protein 269 isoform X3, with translation MILLTPTSAFFQDANKLLLNEQANWVHLKEFARKNAANALSVANMLMGMASILCSLNGHHHAACWLVLIGYLLDLADGAVARQLNACSALGAKLDDFADFTTFGIATSLILRTSSLLDNILCMLYVLSVFTRLCFFSSGIPFMYRGLPCIYSSAILVCVSLLTGGNMTVLRILAVAMIIFMVSQNFYPHDRVLESQAWKKGVYIGGIAMVFCSSFPPACVYYLLWSVSYILFPTTLWSCKV, from the exons ATGATCCTTCTGACTCCTACATCTG CCTTTTTCCAGGACGCTAACAAACTGCTTCTAAACGAACAGGCTAACTGGGTGCATCTAAAGGAGTTTGCCCGGAAAAATGCTGCCAACGCTCTTTCTGTTGCCAACATGCTCATGGGCATGGCCTCAATCCTCTGCAGTCTCAACGG CCATCATCATGCCGCGTGCTGGCTGGTTCTGATCGGTTACCTGCTGGACTTGGCAGATGGAGCGGTTGCTAGGCAACTGAATGCGTGTTCTGCACTGG GTGCAAAGTTGGATGATTTTGCTGATTTCACAACATTTGGTATTGCAACATCTCTCATCTTAAGGACATCCAGTCTACTGGATAACATCCTGTGCATGTTGTACGTGCTGTCCGTCTTTACTCGTCTCTGCTTCTTCTCTAGTG GAATCCCGTTCATGTATCGTGGCCTACCATGCATCTACTCCTCTGCCATCCTAGTGTGTGTTTCTCTGCTGACTGGAGGAAATATGACAGTACTGAGAATCTTAGCAGTGGCCATGATAATCTTCATGGTCAGTCAGAACTTCTACCCACATGACAGAGTACTGGAGTCTCAGGCCTGGAAGAAGGGGGTCTACATCGGAG GAATTGCTATGGTGTTTTGCTCCTCCTTCCCTCCTGCTTGTGTCTACTACTTGTTATGGTCGGTTTCCTACATACTGTTTCCAACAACCCTTTGGAGCTGTAAAGTGTAA
- the tmem269 gene encoding transmembrane protein 269 isoform X2 — MCVGMCCVSLTVFFQMTSRLKSTGFGITSSSAFFQDANKLLLNEQANWVHLKEFARKNAANALSVANMLMGMASILCSLNGHHHAACWLVLIGYLLDLADGAVARQLNACSALGAKLDDFADFTTFGIATSLILRTSSLLDNILCMLYVLSVFTRLCFFSSGIPFMYRGLPCIYSSAILVCVSLLTGGNMTVLRILAVAMIIFMVSQNFYPHDRVLESQAWKKGVYIGGIAMVFCSSFPPACVYYLLWSVSYILFPTTLWSCKV; from the exons ATGTGTGTTGGCATGTGCTGTGTCTCATTGACTGTTTTCTTTCAGATGACGAGTCGCTTGAAATCGACTGGCTTTGGAATCACATCAAGTTCAG CCTTTTTCCAGGACGCTAACAAACTGCTTCTAAACGAACAGGCTAACTGGGTGCATCTAAAGGAGTTTGCCCGGAAAAATGCTGCCAACGCTCTTTCTGTTGCCAACATGCTCATGGGCATGGCCTCAATCCTCTGCAGTCTCAACGG CCATCATCATGCCGCGTGCTGGCTGGTTCTGATCGGTTACCTGCTGGACTTGGCAGATGGAGCGGTTGCTAGGCAACTGAATGCGTGTTCTGCACTGG GTGCAAAGTTGGATGATTTTGCTGATTTCACAACATTTGGTATTGCAACATCTCTCATCTTAAGGACATCCAGTCTACTGGATAACATCCTGTGCATGTTGTACGTGCTGTCCGTCTTTACTCGTCTCTGCTTCTTCTCTAGTG GAATCCCGTTCATGTATCGTGGCCTACCATGCATCTACTCCTCTGCCATCCTAGTGTGTGTTTCTCTGCTGACTGGAGGAAATATGACAGTACTGAGAATCTTAGCAGTGGCCATGATAATCTTCATGGTCAGTCAGAACTTCTACCCACATGACAGAGTACTGGAGTCTCAGGCCTGGAAGAAGGGGGTCTACATCGGAG GAATTGCTATGGTGTTTTGCTCCTCCTTCCCTCCTGCTTGTGTCTACTACTTGTTATGGTCGGTTTCCTACATACTGTTTCCAACAACCCTTTGGAGCTGTAAAGTGTAA
- the tmem269 gene encoding transmembrane protein 269 isoform X1 — MCVGMCCVSLTVFFQMTSRLKSTGFGITSSSAFFQDANKLLLNEQANWVHLKEFARKNAANALSVANMLMGMASILCSLNGHHHAACWLVLIGYLLDLADGAVARQLNACSALGAKLDDFADFTTFGIATSLILRTSSLLDNILCMLYVLSVFTRLCFFSSGIPFMYRGLPCIYSSAILVCVSLLTGGNMTVLRILAVAMIIFMVSQNFYPHDRVLESQAWKKGVYIGGLWSPPQRAYTDKSKLNNPPSALVCASAENAGSGSLVCV, encoded by the exons ATGTGTGTTGGCATGTGCTGTGTCTCATTGACTGTTTTCTTTCAGATGACGAGTCGCTTGAAATCGACTGGCTTTGGAATCACATCAAGTTCAG CCTTTTTCCAGGACGCTAACAAACTGCTTCTAAACGAACAGGCTAACTGGGTGCATCTAAAGGAGTTTGCCCGGAAAAATGCTGCCAACGCTCTTTCTGTTGCCAACATGCTCATGGGCATGGCCTCAATCCTCTGCAGTCTCAACGG CCATCATCATGCCGCGTGCTGGCTGGTTCTGATCGGTTACCTGCTGGACTTGGCAGATGGAGCGGTTGCTAGGCAACTGAATGCGTGTTCTGCACTGG GTGCAAAGTTGGATGATTTTGCTGATTTCACAACATTTGGTATTGCAACATCTCTCATCTTAAGGACATCCAGTCTACTGGATAACATCCTGTGCATGTTGTACGTGCTGTCCGTCTTTACTCGTCTCTGCTTCTTCTCTAGTG GAATCCCGTTCATGTATCGTGGCCTACCATGCATCTACTCCTCTGCCATCCTAGTGTGTGTTTCTCTGCTGACTGGAGGAAATATGACAGTACTGAGAATCTTAGCAGTGGCCATGATAATCTTCATGGTCAGTCAGAACTTCTACCCACATGACAGAGTACTGGAGTCTCAGGCCTGGAAGAAGGGGGTCTACATCGGAG gtctatggtccccacctcaaagagcatacacagacaagtccaaattaaacaatcccccatcggctttagtctgcgcaagcgcgGAAAACGCTGGAAGTGGATCTCTCGTGTGTGTATGA
- the tmem269 gene encoding transmembrane protein 269 isoform X4, with product MCVGMCCVSLTVFFQMTSRLKSTGFGITSSSAFFQDANKLLLNEQANWVHLKEFARKNAANALSVANMLMGMASILCSLNGHHHAACWLVLIGYLLDLADGAVARQLNACSALGAKLDDFADFTTFGIATSLILRTSSLLDNILCMLYVLSVFTRLCFFSSGIPFMYRGLPCIYSSAILVCVSLLTGGNMTVLRILAVAMIIFMVSQNFYPHDRVLESQAWKKGVYIGEIWEVSL from the exons ATGTGTGTTGGCATGTGCTGTGTCTCATTGACTGTTTTCTTTCAGATGACGAGTCGCTTGAAATCGACTGGCTTTGGAATCACATCAAGTTCAG CCTTTTTCCAGGACGCTAACAAACTGCTTCTAAACGAACAGGCTAACTGGGTGCATCTAAAGGAGTTTGCCCGGAAAAATGCTGCCAACGCTCTTTCTGTTGCCAACATGCTCATGGGCATGGCCTCAATCCTCTGCAGTCTCAACGG CCATCATCATGCCGCGTGCTGGCTGGTTCTGATCGGTTACCTGCTGGACTTGGCAGATGGAGCGGTTGCTAGGCAACTGAATGCGTGTTCTGCACTGG GTGCAAAGTTGGATGATTTTGCTGATTTCACAACATTTGGTATTGCAACATCTCTCATCTTAAGGACATCCAGTCTACTGGATAACATCCTGTGCATGTTGTACGTGCTGTCCGTCTTTACTCGTCTCTGCTTCTTCTCTAGTG GAATCCCGTTCATGTATCGTGGCCTACCATGCATCTACTCCTCTGCCATCCTAGTGTGTGTTTCTCTGCTGACTGGAGGAAATATGACAGTACTGAGAATCTTAGCAGTGGCCATGATAATCTTCATGGTCAGTCAGAACTTCTACCCACATGACAGAGTACTGGAGTCTCAGGCCTGGAAGAAGGGGGTCTACATCGGAG AAATTTGGGAAGTGTCCCTGTGA
- the si:ch73-206d17.1 gene encoding tyrosine-protein kinase STYK1 isoform X2 has protein sequence MAVQAQCNSSSCSKPVGYEEGSGSSAVIIIPSLLALSTLIVVSQIIWSFVTKKSSAQVITGSSSNVNEGEPVPLDVGVGTLRPAQEALGLWEIPAQCCLVGIEPLQMGHYGPICMGHLKQVSTSIAVVIKTLKDRSNQSEATEFVDFVLFHAAVSKHENIVKMLHCQTRRTPMYLVLEAIFPGNLLHFLWSLREDRCGAGDNIQLFSESSVYLVAKQVAAGLDYLHSYHRIIHGDVAARNMLIGSGFSVKVSGLDWAFKSRQMRMVDKEQEVNVPVKWQAPERIMRLPLTDRSDVWSFGIMIYEMITLGSPPYPDLDPSEVLPNTLVHYRMKRPENCGAPLYDLIKYCCMWNFKDRPVYSAIIRLLDSYKYLADTNPLRSEQQMDICEYRRKAGLPQ, from the exons ATGGCTGTACAGGCCCAATGCAACAGCTCCTCTTGCTCTAAACCAGTCGGTT ATGAGGAAGGATCAGGTTCATCTGCGGTCATCATTATCCCAAGCTTGCTGGCTCTCAGCACCCTGATTGTTGTGTCTCAGATAATATGGAGCTTTGTTACCAAAAAATCATCCGCTCAGGTTATCACCGGCTCATCATCAAATGTAAATG AAGGGGAGCCCGTACCCTTGGATGTCGGTGTCGGGACCCTGCGGCCTGCACAGGAAGCTCTAGGTCTATGGGAAATACCTGCTCAGTGCTGCCTAGTGGGGATTGAGCCGCTTCAGATGGGACATTATGGGCCAATCTGCATGGGTCATCTAAAACAAGTCAGCACATCCATTGCTGTAGTGATTAAGACTCTTAAAG acaggtCAAATCAATCGGAGGCTACGGAATTTGTGGATTTTGTCCTCTTTCATGCAGCAGTGAGCAAACACGAGAACATAGTGAAGATGTTACACTGCCAGACACGCCGGACACCCATGTACCTGGTTTTGGAGGCAATCTTTCCAGGGAACCTCCTACATTTCCTCTGGAGTCTTCGAGAA GACAGATGTGGCGCAGGTGACAACATCCAATTGTTTTCTGAGAGCTCTGTTTATCTAGTAGCTAAACAGGTAGCAGCAGGTCTG gACTACTTACACTCCTACCACAGAATTATTCATGGAGATGTTGCAGCCCGGAACATGTTGATCGGTTCAGGGTTCTCTGTCAAAGTATCCGGATTGGATTGGGCTTTTAAGAGCCGCCAGATGAGGATGGTGGACAAGGAACAAGAAGTGAATGTGCCGGTAAAATGGCAGGCACCAGAACGGATAATGAGGCTTCCCCTAACAGACAGGAGCGATGT ATGGTCTTTTGGAATCATGATTTATGAGATGATAACCCTAG GGTCTCCTCCCTATCCTGACCTGGATCCATCTGAAGTGCTCCCCAACACTTTAGTCCATTACCGGATGAAAAGACCAGAAAACTGTGGAGCCCCATT ATATGACTTAATAAAGTACTGCTGCATGTGGAACTTCAAGGACCGGCCTGTGTATTCTGCCATCATTCGGCTTCTAGACTCATACAAGTACCTCGCTGACACAAACCCGCTTCGCTCTGAACAACAAATGGACATATGTGAATACAGGAGGAAAGCAGGACTGCCTCAATGA
- the si:ch73-206d17.1 gene encoding tyrosine-protein kinase STYK1 isoform X1: protein MWRADTFTVIALKVKIRLYANRKANKNGYQKQSQTSFTPVRGFYQACFGNVKEILLWLYRPNATAPLALNQSVVHEEGSGSSAVIIIPSLLALSTLIVVSQIIWSFVTKKSSAQVITGSSSNVNEGEPVPLDVGVGTLRPAQEALGLWEIPAQCCLVGIEPLQMGHYGPICMGHLKQVSTSIAVVIKTLKDRSNQSEATEFVDFVLFHAAVSKHENIVKMLHCQTRRTPMYLVLEAIFPGNLLHFLWSLREDRCGAGDNIQLFSESSVYLVAKQVAAGLDYLHSYHRIIHGDVAARNMLIGSGFSVKVSGLDWAFKSRQMRMVDKEQEVNVPVKWQAPERIMRLPLTDRSDVWSFGIMIYEMITLGSPPYPDLDPSEVLPNTLVHYRMKRPENCGAPLYDLIKYCCMWNFKDRPVYSAIIRLLDSYKYLADTNPLRSEQQMDICEYRRKAGLPQ, encoded by the exons ATGTGGAGGGCAGACACCTTCACGGTCATTGCTCTGAAAGTCAAAATCAGACTTTATGCTAACAGAAAGGCAAACAAAAACGGCTACCAAAAGCAGTCACAAACCTCTTTTACTCCAGTAAG AGGCTTTTATCAAGCCTGTTTTGGAAATGTTAAAGAGATCCTCTTATGGCTGTACAGGCCCAATGCAACAGCTCCTCTTGCTCTAAACCAGTCGGTTGTAC ATGAGGAAGGATCAGGTTCATCTGCGGTCATCATTATCCCAAGCTTGCTGGCTCTCAGCACCCTGATTGTTGTGTCTCAGATAATATGGAGCTTTGTTACCAAAAAATCATCCGCTCAGGTTATCACCGGCTCATCATCAAATGTAAATG AAGGGGAGCCCGTACCCTTGGATGTCGGTGTCGGGACCCTGCGGCCTGCACAGGAAGCTCTAGGTCTATGGGAAATACCTGCTCAGTGCTGCCTAGTGGGGATTGAGCCGCTTCAGATGGGACATTATGGGCCAATCTGCATGGGTCATCTAAAACAAGTCAGCACATCCATTGCTGTAGTGATTAAGACTCTTAAAG acaggtCAAATCAATCGGAGGCTACGGAATTTGTGGATTTTGTCCTCTTTCATGCAGCAGTGAGCAAACACGAGAACATAGTGAAGATGTTACACTGCCAGACACGCCGGACACCCATGTACCTGGTTTTGGAGGCAATCTTTCCAGGGAACCTCCTACATTTCCTCTGGAGTCTTCGAGAA GACAGATGTGGCGCAGGTGACAACATCCAATTGTTTTCTGAGAGCTCTGTTTATCTAGTAGCTAAACAGGTAGCAGCAGGTCTG gACTACTTACACTCCTACCACAGAATTATTCATGGAGATGTTGCAGCCCGGAACATGTTGATCGGTTCAGGGTTCTCTGTCAAAGTATCCGGATTGGATTGGGCTTTTAAGAGCCGCCAGATGAGGATGGTGGACAAGGAACAAGAAGTGAATGTGCCGGTAAAATGGCAGGCACCAGAACGGATAATGAGGCTTCCCCTAACAGACAGGAGCGATGT ATGGTCTTTTGGAATCATGATTTATGAGATGATAACCCTAG GGTCTCCTCCCTATCCTGACCTGGATCCATCTGAAGTGCTCCCCAACACTTTAGTCCATTACCGGATGAAAAGACCAGAAAACTGTGGAGCCCCATT ATATGACTTAATAAAGTACTGCTGCATGTGGAACTTCAAGGACCGGCCTGTGTATTCTGCCATCATTCGGCTTCTAGACTCATACAAGTACCTCGCTGACACAAACCCGCTTCGCTCTGAACAACAAATGGACATATGTGAATACAGGAGGAAAGCAGGACTGCCTCAATGA